A genomic window from Treponema maltophilum ATCC 51939 includes:
- a CDS encoding carbohydrate ABC transporter permease has protein sequence MKKNTGSDLGFCLLYILPSFILLMTFSIIPILMNIFLSFTSYNVIQRPQPVWFDNYLRMLKDPYIGASFKNTVLFTLIIVPCQTVISLLLAAIIAANFKKTFGNFVRSALFIPVIASSVLVGTLWSLLLSSYGPINELLKIFGLPAVNWFGGKISSIIGISAATVWKHIGYFLVIFYAGILDIPASLYEAAKVDGANPIQTFFNITLPGLSKITYLIITLGTIWSFQIFDMVYTMTGGGPGLSTVTLVLTIYNTAFKEYNMGYASAIALLMFILVVVIQAVQKKLLAGGKDE, from the coding sequence ATGAAAAAAAACACCGGATCGGATTTGGGATTTTGTCTGCTGTATATACTGCCCAGTTTTATATTACTGATGACTTTTTCGATTATTCCGATTTTAATGAATATTTTTTTAAGTTTTACGTCATATAACGTTATACAAAGGCCGCAGCCGGTTTGGTTTGATAACTATCTGCGTATGCTTAAGGATCCGTACATCGGCGCTTCATTTAAAAATACCGTTTTATTTACGCTTATTATTGTTCCCTGTCAAACGGTTATTTCCTTATTGCTTGCGGCTATCATTGCTGCAAATTTTAAAAAGACTTTCGGCAACTTTGTGCGCAGTGCGCTGTTTATTCCCGTTATCGCTTCATCGGTTCTTGTCGGTACGCTTTGGTCGTTGTTGCTTTCTTCGTACGGTCCGATAAACGAATTGCTGAAAATATTCGGATTGCCGGCCGTAAACTGGTTCGGTGGAAAGATTTCAAGCATTATCGGCATCAGTGCGGCAACAGTTTGGAAGCATATCGGTTATTTTCTTGTTATTTTTTACGCGGGAATCCTCGATATACCTGCGAGTTTGTATGAAGCCGCAAAGGTTGACGGAGCCAATCCGATACAGACTTTCTTTAATATTACGCTGCCCGGTTTATCGAAAATCACCTATTTGATTATTACGCTCGGTACAATATGGTCGTTTCAGATTTTCGATATGGTGTATACAATGACCGGCGGCGGGCCGGGATTATCTACCGTAACACTTGTATTGACGATCTATAATACGGCTTTTAAAGAATACAATATGGGATATGCAAGTGCAATCGCGTTGTTGATGTTTATATTGGTTGTAGTAATTCAAGCTGTGCAAAAAAAACTTTTAGCGGGCGGTAAAGATGAGTGA
- a CDS encoding ABC transporter substrate-binding protein, protein MASFASGSSDSGAKRSDGKKQSLLLWLPPLSSGKSLDMQFWTETLKPWADANNCNLTIEITPWGGYEEKYLTGFAAGEGPDVGYMYLEIFNDFIEMGTLADIAPYFTQKEKDNYIYWKQGNMKGAQYALPFVVGNPRVPFFNTDILKKAGWNTLPQTWDELIQCALDVKKLNLPGVMPIAMEWADSSIGALNNIFYPYLWQAGGEIYNKEGNRVALMDNDAAVRVAQFLHDLRFKYDVLPKESLSLNTSSVRTLFTQGKIAIASMDAKSANALRQSGVNWTYLPSFKDKTKAIWVASDALIMSKACKNKELAASLMKFITSKETMTLFHTQIAAFPAITRDEGYNADPAFKSLFDNESKYFRTLPVAEGAFKVMDNLFKNLQLMMLGDISPEKAISNTVDYSKSVISK, encoded by the coding sequence ATGGCGTCATTTGCGTCGGGATCTTCCGACAGCGGTGCAAAACGGTCGGACGGGAAAAAACAATCGCTTTTGCTGTGGCTGCCTCCGCTTTCATCCGGTAAGTCGCTGGATATGCAATTTTGGACCGAGACCCTTAAACCTTGGGCGGATGCAAACAACTGTAACCTGACGATTGAAATTACTCCTTGGGGCGGATATGAAGAAAAATATCTTACCGGTTTTGCAGCCGGAGAAGGCCCCGATGTCGGCTACATGTATCTTGAAATATTTAACGATTTTATCGAAATGGGAACTTTGGCCGACATTGCTCCCTATTTTACACAAAAAGAAAAAGATAATTATATTTATTGGAAACAGGGAAATATGAAAGGCGCGCAATATGCATTGCCCTTTGTTGTCGGTAATCCTCGTGTTCCGTTTTTTAATACGGATATTCTCAAAAAAGCCGGTTGGAACACGCTGCCGCAAACATGGGACGAGCTGATTCAATGTGCGCTGGATGTAAAAAAACTTAATCTTCCCGGTGTTATGCCTATCGCTATGGAATGGGCGGATTCTTCCATCGGCGCTTTGAATAATATTTTTTATCCGTATTTGTGGCAGGCGGGCGGCGAAATTTACAATAAAGAAGGCAATAGAGTTGCGTTAATGGATAACGATGCGGCGGTCAGAGTTGCACAGTTCTTGCATGATTTACGTTTTAAATACGATGTACTTCCCAAAGAAAGTCTTTCGCTTAACACCAGTTCCGTGAGAACCTTGTTCACACAGGGAAAGATTGCGATTGCGAGTATGGATGCCAAATCTGCAAATGCTTTAAGACAATCCGGAGTAAACTGGACGTATCTTCCCAGTTTTAAGGATAAAACAAAAGCGATTTGGGTAGCTTCCGATGCGCTCATAATGAGTAAAGCGTGTAAGAATAAAGAATTGGCGGCTTCTCTTATGAAATTTATTACAAGCAAAGAAACGATGACGCTGTTCCACACACAAATTGCCGCATTCCCGGCTATTACGCGTGATGAAGGTTATAATGCCGATCCCGCTTTTAAAAGCTTGTTTGATAATGAAAGTAAATATTTCCGTACCCTTCCTGTTGCCGAAGGCGCTTTTAAAGTTATGGACAATCTCTTTAAGAATTTGCAGCTTATGATGCTCGGAGATATCAGTCCCGAAAAAGCCATATCAAATACGGTTGATTACAGTAAAAGCGTTATATCAAAGTAA
- a CDS encoding carbohydrate ABC transporter permease — MSDTNIKTKTKIKTYIFNSIFGIILFVFSVSAIFPFAYMILVSFTQKTMLNFDFNVREFNLSNYDLVFKNFNIIVNLRNSFIVTGCACFFNALISSMAAYVFAKKQFKGRDTLFALYIATLMIPGQVTLVPVFLIMKSLGLLNTYPALIFPIVNAFGVFLVRQFMLSIPNDLLEAARIDGCSEHRIFFLLVLPLITTVLVSLTIFTFISSWNDFLWPLVIASKPHMKTLTLAIAALKGSYTTNYGLVMAGSTLAFLPPFILYLILQKRFVEGIALSGIKA, encoded by the coding sequence ATGAGTGATACAAATATAAAAACAAAAACAAAAATAAAAACGTATATTTTTAACTCCATTTTCGGAATAATACTTTTTGTGTTTTCCGTCTCGGCAATTTTTCCTTTTGCCTATATGATTTTGGTTTCATTTACGCAAAAAACGATGCTTAATTTTGATTTTAATGTACGCGAATTCAATCTGAGCAATTACGACTTGGTTTTTAAAAATTTTAATATCATCGTTAATTTACGCAACAGTTTTATTGTTACCGGTTGCGCCTGTTTTTTTAATGCACTTATCAGTTCTATGGCCGCATATGTGTTTGCAAAAAAGCAATTCAAAGGCCGTGATACGCTTTTTGCCCTATACATTGCGACCTTGATGATACCCGGACAGGTTACGCTGGTGCCCGTATTTCTTATTATGAAGTCCTTAGGATTATTAAATACCTACCCCGCATTGATTTTTCCTATCGTTAATGCGTTCGGCGTTTTTTTAGTAAGACAATTTATGCTAAGTATCCCGAACGATTTATTGGAAGCAGCCAGAATCGACGGTTGTTCCGAGCATAGAATCTTTTTTTTGTTGGTGCTGCCGCTGATAACAACCGTATTGGTTTCATTAACGATCTTTACCTTTATATCGAGCTGGAATGATTTTTTGTGGCCGCTGGTTATTGCGTCGAAACCGCATATGAAAACATTAACCTTGGCCATTGCGGCGTTAAAAGGCAGTTACACAACCAATTACGGTTTGGTTATGGCAGGTTCGACATTGGCATTTTTACCCCCGTTTATTTTATATCTTATATTGCAGAAGCGATTTGTCGAAGGGATTGCATTAAGCGGAATTAAAGCGTAA